Proteins encoded within one genomic window of Spirulina major PCC 6313:
- the cobN gene encoding cobaltochelatase subunit CobN, whose translation MHRIAATPGGWTPDTDGVIFIAQTPAPIIILTSADTEIQTLAAALPHLPADFPAVRAVNLLQLQQPLSIDDYADQVLSSARVMVLRLLGGRSYWSYGLEVVKEVAAKTGALLCVLPGDDRPDPELISQSTASLGVVNQLWNYWIEGGIENIAHSLRWVSNHGLGTTYATKPPQPVPRLGALTQPSPTGAGLELPAPGGEGPGMRVSGTVGILFYRAHYLAGNTAPIQSLCDALQAKGITPRPVFISSLQDQELQAELLTALAGIDVLINTTSFSLAKLGQEQQPKLWGDLNVPIIQAILSGGTEAQWEAGAQGLSPRDVAMNVALPEVDGRIIGRAISFKSVATRHEQLETDVVVYQPRRDRITFITDLAAQWVNLRRKSKRDRRVALILANYPNRDGRLANGVGLDTPASCIEILNALQNEGYSVGNIPATGDDLIRQLTASVTNDPESWGVRRVHQSLPVADYRAYFATLPEAVQQGVIARWGEFDGKSIQVAGLQLGNSFIGIQPSRGYDRDPSLNYHAPDLEPTHDYLGYYYWVRSQFGADAIVHVGKHGNLEWLPGKSLALSNHCYPEVALGAIPNFYPFIVNDPGEGSQAKRRSQAVILDHLTPPLTRAELYGPLQQIEALIDEYYEAQTLDPSRLNLIGDRITAAVQACNFNQDLGIDSVDRQSLAAFLTRADGYLCELKEAQIRDGLHIFGQVPTGRQWRDLVIAIARAPGFHRLGLTRAIAADLGYDPDLLNEDYSTAISTPESPQKTVGDLVEYLEETAIQLIETQVMPTLTQLSPAGEGFRLPSPVGEGLGMRVLGPATTTELHWITTTLIPNLAQTRHEITQLLRGLNGEYIPAGPSGAPTRGRPEVLPTGRNFYSVDIRAIPTETAWSVGRVAAERVIERYTQEEGDYPRRLALSVWGTSTMRTGGDDVAQALALLGVQPIWDGLARRVVDFEVIPLGVLGRPRVDVMVRISGFFRDGFPNLIDLLDRAITTVAQLDEPADQNPLAAQVECDRTQWQAAGLPPDQAQTRAQYRIFGSKPGAYGAGLQGLIEAQNWTSDADLARAYMNWSSYAYTGSGRGHAAPEAFERRLSDRQIVLHNQDNREHDLLDSDDYYQFQGGLTAAVRHVSGQQPITYFGDNSQPQNPKVRHLNEEITRVYRSRVVNPKWIAGVMRHGYKGAFELAATVDYLFAYDATAHCVEDFMYQGVAEAYVLDEAVRSFIEAKNPWALRDMTERLLEAHQRGLWQQVDPALLDQLRTIVHAAEAQVEQTLTASD comes from the coding sequence ATGCACCGCATCGCAGCCACACCCGGCGGGTGGACTCCCGACACCGACGGGGTCATCTTCATTGCACAAACCCCCGCCCCGATCATCATTCTCACCAGCGCCGACACCGAAATTCAAACCCTCGCCGCCGCTCTGCCCCACCTCCCCGCCGACTTTCCCGCTGTGCGGGCGGTGAACCTCCTCCAACTTCAACAACCCCTGAGCATTGACGACTACGCCGACCAGGTGCTGAGTTCGGCGCGGGTGATGGTGCTGCGGCTGTTGGGGGGGCGATCGTATTGGTCTTATGGGTTGGAAGTGGTGAAGGAGGTGGCGGCGAAAACCGGGGCTTTGCTCTGCGTGTTGCCCGGTGACGATCGCCCCGATCCCGAACTGATCAGCCAATCCACCGCATCTTTAGGCGTGGTTAATCAGCTTTGGAATTATTGGATTGAAGGCGGCATAGAAAATATTGCCCACAGTTTGCGCTGGGTGAGCAATCACGGCTTAGGCACAACTTACGCCACGAAACCGCCGCAGCCTGTGCCGCGTTTGGGGGCCCTCACCCAACCCTCTCCCACGGGAGCGGGCTTAGAACTCCCTGCGCCTGGGGGAGAAGGGCCGGGGATGAGGGTATCTGGAACTGTGGGCATTCTCTTCTATCGCGCCCATTATTTAGCGGGAAATACTGCCCCGATTCAGTCCCTTTGTGATGCGTTACAAGCCAAGGGAATTACCCCCCGCCCTGTGTTTATTTCTTCATTACAAGACCAGGAATTACAAGCTGAATTATTAACGGCATTAGCCGGAATTGATGTACTGATTAATACCACCAGTTTTTCTCTGGCAAAATTAGGGCAAGAACAGCAGCCGAAACTGTGGGGAGATCTAAATGTACCGATTATCCAAGCCATTCTCAGCGGTGGCACAGAAGCCCAATGGGAAGCAGGCGCACAGGGTTTAAGTCCTCGTGATGTGGCGATGAATGTGGCGTTGCCGGAGGTAGACGGGCGGATTATTGGGCGGGCAATTTCGTTTAAATCCGTGGCAACACGCCATGAGCAACTCGAAACGGATGTGGTGGTCTATCAACCGAGGCGCGATCGCATCACCTTCATCACCGACCTCGCCGCCCAATGGGTCAACTTGCGCCGCAAGTCGAAGCGCGATCGCCGCGTTGCCCTCATCCTTGCCAACTATCCCAACCGTGATGGCCGTCTTGCCAATGGCGTGGGTTTGGATACGCCCGCGAGTTGTATCGAAATCCTCAACGCTCTACAGAATGAGGGTTACAGCGTCGGCAATATTCCCGCAACCGGTGATGATCTAATCCGGCAACTCACCGCAAGTGTGACCAATGATCCGGAAAGTTGGGGCGTGCGTCGGGTGCATCAATCCCTCCCGGTGGCAGACTATCGGGCTTATTTCGCAACTCTACCGGAGGCGGTGCAACAGGGTGTTATCGCTCGCTGGGGGGAATTTGACGGGAAATCTATTCAAGTTGCCGGGTTGCAATTGGGCAATAGTTTCATCGGGATTCAACCCTCGCGGGGCTACGATCGCGATCCCAGTCTCAACTATCACGCCCCGGATTTAGAACCTACCCATGACTATCTCGGCTATTACTATTGGGTGCGATCGCAGTTTGGGGCCGATGCGATCGTTCATGTGGGCAAACATGGCAATTTGGAATGGTTGCCGGGGAAAAGTTTGGCCCTGTCCAATCACTGTTATCCGGAAGTTGCTTTAGGGGCAATCCCGAATTTTTACCCCTTTATTGTTAATGATCCGGGGGAAGGTTCTCAGGCAAAACGACGCAGCCAAGCGGTGATTTTAGACCACCTCACGCCGCCCCTAACTCGTGCGGAATTGTACGGGCCATTGCAGCAGATTGAGGCGTTAATTGATGAATATTACGAAGCCCAAACCCTTGACCCGTCGCGGTTAAATTTGATTGGCGATCGCATCACCGCCGCTGTCCAAGCTTGCAATTTTAACCAAGATCTAGGCATTGATTCTGTAGATCGCCAATCCCTCGCGGCCTTTCTCACCCGTGCCGATGGCTATCTCTGCGAACTGAAAGAAGCCCAAATTCGCGACGGCTTACATATTTTCGGTCAGGTTCCCACGGGGCGACAGTGGCGTGATTTGGTGATTGCGATCGCCCGCGCTCCCGGTTTCCATCGGTTGGGTCTGACGCGAGCGATCGCCGCCGATCTCGGCTACGATCCCGACCTGCTGAATGAAGACTACAGCACGGCTATTTCTACGCCTGAATCTCCCCAAAAAACCGTTGGCGATCTTGTGGAATATTTGGAAGAAACCGCGATTCAACTGATCGAAACTCAGGTTATGCCAACCCTCACCCAACTCTCTCCCGCAGGAGAGGGCTTCAGACTCCCTTCTCCCGTGGGAGAAGGGCTGGGGATGAGGGTATTAGGCCCCGCCACTACCACTGAACTCCACTGGATCACCACCACATTAATCCCCAACCTCGCCCAAACCCGCCACGAAATCACCCAACTCCTGCGGGGTTTAAATGGGGAATACATCCCCGCCGGGCCCAGTGGTGCGCCCACCCGTGGCCGTCCGGAAGTATTACCCACGGGCCGTAATTTTTACTCCGTGGATATTCGCGCCATTCCCACCGAAACCGCGTGGTCAGTGGGGCGCGTCGCTGCCGAGCGGGTGATCGAACGCTACACCCAAGAGGAGGGGGACTATCCGCGCCGTCTCGCCCTCTCGGTGTGGGGTACGTCCACGATGCGCACCGGAGGCGATGATGTGGCTCAAGCCCTGGCCCTGTTGGGGGTGCAGCCGATTTGGGATGGATTGGCGCGGCGGGTGGTGGATTTTGAGGTGATTCCTCTGGGTGTGTTGGGGCGGCCGCGGGTGGATGTGATGGTGCGGATTTCGGGGTTTTTCCGGGATGGATTCCCCAATTTAATTGACCTGCTCGATCGCGCCATTACCACCGTCGCCCAACTCGACGAACCCGCCGATCAAAACCCCCTCGCTGCCCAGGTGGAATGCGATCGCACCCAGTGGCAAGCCGCCGGACTCCCCCCCGACCAAGCCCAAACCCGTGCCCAATACCGGATTTTCGGCTCGAAACCGGGAGCCTACGGAGCCGGGTTACAGGGGTTGATTGAGGCGCAAAATTGGACGAGTGACGCAGATTTGGCGCGGGCCTATATGAATTGGAGCAGCTACGCCTACACCGGTTCGGGGCGGGGTCATGCCGCGCCGGAAGCCTTTGAACGGCGGTTGAGCGATCGCCAAATTGTCCTCCATAACCAAGACAATCGCGAACATGACTTGCTCGATTCCGATGATTATTATCAATTTCAAGGCGGTTTAACGGCAGCGGTGCGCCACGTTTCCGGGCAACAACCGATCACCTATTTCGGCGACAATTCCCAACCCCAAAACCCCAAAGTCCGCCATCTCAATGAAGAAATCACCCGCGTTTATCGGTCGCGGGTGGTGAATCCGAAATGGATCGCCGGGGTGATGCGTCATGGTTATAAAGGGGCGTTTGAGTTGGCGGCGACGGTGGATTATTTGTTTGCCTACGATGCGACGGCCCATTGTGTGGAGGATTTTATGTATCAAGGGGTGGCGGAGGCTTATGTATTAGATGAGGCGGTGCGATCGTTCATTGAGGCGAAAAATCCCTGGGCCTTGCGGGACATGACCGAGCGTTTACTCGAAGCCCATCAGCGCGGCCTCTGGCAACAGGTTGATCCCGCTCTCTTGGATCAACTCCGCACCATTGTCCATGCTGCCGAAGCCCAAGTGGAGCAGACGTTAACCGCCTCAGATTAA
- a CDS encoding choice-of-anchor K domain-containing protein → MLKSFAQHLQISGSSLPIIGAMAVGLSAIAPDAIAFTLNSTSGSWSNPVAGEFIQYQTVDQETQVRWGYPAYWVPTGGKSGLGFLGVGETEITSGDIFNLGRLRHYNKTLWYGAPYTVDLSLALDFAELGVKSFNYTLDIEETPNYGTCAYYSVTDCADRIVWNNALAAERFELNGSQYTLELAGFSSGLGGNLMDEFISQEGGSSDAYLYAKLTVIAPPPSVKNPVVIRPPATRPPVKSTPEPGSLLAIAAALGSGYLTKRRQA, encoded by the coding sequence ATGTTGAAATCGTTTGCCCAACATCTCCAAATCTCAGGCTCATCCCTGCCAATCATCGGGGCAATGGCCGTGGGACTTAGCGCGATCGCCCCAGATGCGATCGCCTTCACCCTTAACTCCACCTCCGGCAGTTGGAGTAATCCCGTCGCCGGAGAGTTCATCCAATACCAAACGGTCGATCAAGAAACCCAAGTGCGCTGGGGATATCCCGCCTATTGGGTTCCCACCGGTGGCAAAAGTGGCTTAGGCTTTCTCGGCGTGGGAGAAACAGAGATCACATCGGGGGACATTTTTAACCTGGGGCGGTTGCGCCACTACAATAAAACCCTTTGGTATGGTGCGCCTTACACCGTCGATCTCAGCCTCGCGTTAGACTTTGCCGAGCTGGGGGTGAAATCGTTTAACTACACCCTCGACATTGAAGAAACCCCCAATTATGGCACCTGCGCCTACTACAGCGTCACGGACTGTGCCGATCGCATTGTCTGGAATAATGCCCTTGCGGCGGAACGGTTTGAACTCAATGGCAGTCAGTACACCCTAGAACTCGCTGGCTTTAGTTCCGGTTTGGGGGGTAACTTAATGGATGAATTTATCTCCCAAGAAGGAGGCAGCAGTGATGCCTATCTCTATGCCAAATTGACGGTGATTGCTCCGCCACCATCGGTCAAAAACCCTGTGGTGATCCGCCCTCCGGCGACCCGTCCTCCGGTGAAAAGCACTCCAGAACCCGGCTCACTGTTAGCGATCGCCGCCGCCCTCGGTTCCGGCTATCTCACCAAACGTCGTCAAGCTTAA
- a CDS encoding TIGR03943 family putative permease subunit, which yields MLRLQRLYPKISPWLDVFALLNWGLLLIKFRLAGQLQLLIHPNYNLLVFIAGIGFVILSALRAKSLVSRSQRPTNPMQHVTLFPPGLGAGLLLGTAILGFIIPPAILSSEVALQRGAGESLPYTRVEAQSFYNPTQPEDRSLIDWVRTLNAYPEPDAYTDQAVDVTGFVVHPPTLPDNYLLLSRFVISCCAVDAYPIGLPVQLPGSQDDYPQDSWLQVQGSMITEDLDGRRQLVIAADTIETIPTPRDPYEF from the coding sequence ATGCTGCGTTTACAACGCCTTTATCCCAAAATTTCCCCGTGGCTTGATGTCTTTGCCCTCCTCAACTGGGGACTTTTGCTGATCAAATTTCGCCTCGCTGGTCAACTGCAACTGTTGATCCATCCCAACTACAATCTCCTCGTTTTTATCGCGGGAATTGGCTTTGTGATCCTCAGTGCCCTCCGCGCCAAAAGCCTCGTCAGTCGCAGCCAACGCCCCACCAACCCCATGCAGCACGTCACCCTTTTTCCCCCCGGTTTGGGGGCAGGTCTTCTCCTGGGAACGGCGATCCTCGGCTTCATCATCCCCCCCGCCATCCTCTCTAGTGAAGTCGCTCTCCAACGCGGCGCAGGGGAAAGCCTCCCCTACACCCGCGTCGAAGCCCAATCCTTCTACAACCCCACCCAACCCGAAGACCGCAGCCTGATTGACTGGGTGCGCACCCTCAACGCCTATCCCGAACCCGATGCCTACACCGACCAAGCCGTAGATGTGACCGGTTTCGTGGTGCATCCCCCCACATTGCCGGATAATTATCTGCTCCTGTCGCGGTTTGTGATTTCCTGCTGTGCCGTCGATGCCTACCCCATTGGCTTACCCGTGCAACTCCCCGGCAGTCAAGACGACTACCCCCAAGACAGTTGGCTCCAAGTCCAAGGCTCGATGATCACCGAAGACCTCGACGGGCGGCGGCAATTAGTGATCGCCGCCGATACGATCGAAACGATCCCCACCCCCCGCGATCCCTACGAGTTTTAA
- a CDS encoding permease: protein MSQLHSGFTLFISLLVEALPFLLLGILLSSALLFFVDEQQLIKRMPQNSILGAFFGSCVGFLFPVCECGNVPVARRLLTQGAPTSVAIGFLLAAPTINPIVIWATWVAFRDQPQVVVLRIVFSLIVATMIGWIFSFQRDPRPMMQPDLAKRVLYRIQTRQEPERPTLLQSGTYLLGQGESPLRLEMATPDDLPRPKPVERFSSANVRLFLENMVMELRELGGMLVVGSAIAASIQVLAPRELVVSLGQGPLTSILAMMLLAAVVSICSTVDAFFVLAFASTFTTGSLLAFMVFGPMVDLKAAGLLLSIFKPRVIIYLFAIAAQLTLLLTLSYSYFF, encoded by the coding sequence ATGAGTCAACTGCATAGCGGCTTCACCCTCTTCATTAGCTTATTAGTGGAGGCCTTGCCCTTCCTTTTGTTGGGGATTCTTCTCTCCAGTGCCCTCTTGTTCTTTGTCGATGAACAGCAATTAATCAAACGGATGCCCCAAAACTCTATTTTGGGGGCATTTTTTGGCAGTTGCGTGGGGTTCTTGTTCCCGGTGTGTGAATGTGGCAATGTTCCGGTGGCGCGGCGATTGCTCACCCAGGGAGCGCCCACCTCTGTCGCGATTGGCTTCCTGCTCGCGGCTCCGACGATTAACCCGATCGTGATTTGGGCCACCTGGGTCGCCTTTCGGGATCAGCCCCAAGTGGTGGTGCTGCGCATTGTGTTTTCATTAATTGTGGCGACGATGATCGGCTGGATTTTTAGTTTCCAACGTGACCCCCGCCCGATGATGCAGCCGGATTTGGCGAAACGGGTGCTCTACCGCATCCAAACTCGCCAAGAACCGGAACGCCCGACCTTGTTACAGTCGGGAACCTATTTACTGGGCCAGGGGGAATCCCCTTTGCGTTTGGAAATGGCGACCCCCGATGATCTGCCTCGACCGAAACCGGTGGAACGCTTTTCGTCGGCGAATGTGCGCCTGTTTTTGGAAAATATGGTGATGGAGTTGCGTGAGTTGGGGGGGATGTTGGTGGTGGGGAGTGCGATCGCTGCCTCGATCCAAGTCCTGGCCCCCCGTGAATTGGTGGTGAGTTTGGGTCAAGGTCCCCTCACCTCGATTTTGGCGATGATGCTCCTAGCGGCGGTGGTGTCGATCTGCTCGACGGTGGATGCCTTTTTTGTCCTTGCCTTTGCCTCCACCTTCACCACCGGATCACTTTTGGCGTTTATGGTCTTCGGGCCGATGGTGGATCTCAAGGCGGCTGGGCTGTTGTTGTCGATCTTTAAACCGAGGGTAATTATTTATCTGTTTGCGATCGCCGCTCAACTCACCCTCCTCTTGACGCTATCCTACAGTTACTTCTTCTAG
- a CDS encoding FeoA family protein, giving the protein MTLLELSVGQIALVDSISDSVHGPGLVSRLAAMGIVPNKPIQLLRKAALGGPLHLRIGSTTEIAMRRSEACLVRINMEE; this is encoded by the coding sequence ATGACATTACTTGAACTATCGGTCGGCCAAATTGCATTAGTGGACAGCATCAGTGACAGTGTTCACGGCCCAGGGCTGGTGTCGCGTTTAGCCGCCATGGGCATTGTGCCGAATAAGCCGATCCAACTGCTGCGCAAAGCGGCCCTAGGTGGCCCGCTCCACCTGCGTATCGGCAGCACCACCGAAATCGCGATGCGGCGTTCCGAAGCCTGTTTAGTCCGGATCAATATGGAGGAATAA
- the feoB gene encoding ferrous iron transport protein B: MMSHCQPATVQPSRVGVQKRIALLGQPNTGKSTFFNRLTQSNAAIANWPGLTVDLFQARVQWSGKTVEVVDLPGIYDLNGFSDDEQVVRRFLETYGVNAVVVVLNATQIDRQVRLLLQVKSLGIPTVAVLNLADEAKRYGVQYDAQALSDRLAIPIHSISAKHGTGCQRAIATITHTVEHSAEAVTVPHLNTVLAAYPIPEADIETLLRGVVQMPSLTARTITHTIDGVMLHPLFGLPIFFASMFGVFWLIWTVGLPSADPVDAVTGWFQTVILEPVLSVAPPLVQDLVLNGIWAGFAALLSFVPLVAIFFVVMGLLEGSGYLSRAAYLMDALMGRLGLDGRAFVLQMMGFGCNVPAIMGTRVMRSRGMRLLSMLVIPFSLCSARLQVFVFILAAVFPNRQGAIALFCLYVMSFVSAFTLAALLSRFDYFQSRDPFVLELPPYRLPTIQQVFLRVWGEMKEFVARLSIFMVIGSSLIWFLTSFPQGSTGLDTFAGQLGGLFQPLMEPLGINPFLTVSLIIGFVAKEVQIAALTVLYGLNNHAMAVELGQTLTTAQGLSYCLFSLLYLPCLTTLGAIWSESKSVRYTAIAVIVPLVTAWLLSFMFYQGITRLPWAG; the protein is encoded by the coding sequence ATCATGAGCCATTGTCAACCTGCAACCGTGCAACCCTCACGGGTGGGCGTTCAGAAACGAATCGCGCTACTCGGACAGCCCAACACGGGAAAATCCACCTTTTTTAATCGCTTGACCCAGTCCAACGCGGCGATCGCAAATTGGCCCGGTCTGACGGTTGACCTGTTTCAAGCCCGCGTCCAATGGTCGGGGAAAACGGTGGAAGTGGTGGATCTGCCGGGTATTTATGACCTCAATGGTTTTTCCGATGATGAACAGGTGGTGCGGCGGTTCCTGGAAACCTATGGGGTTAATGCGGTGGTGGTGGTGCTCAATGCGACCCAAATTGATCGACAGGTGCGCCTCTTGTTGCAGGTGAAATCCTTGGGCATTCCCACTGTGGCGGTGTTGAACCTGGCCGACGAAGCCAAACGCTACGGGGTGCAATACGATGCCCAAGCGTTGAGCGATCGCCTCGCCATTCCCATCCACTCGATCAGCGCCAAACATGGCACAGGGTGTCAGCGGGCGATCGCCACCATTACCCACACCGTCGAACACAGTGCCGAAGCCGTCACCGTTCCCCACCTCAACACAGTTCTCGCCGCCTATCCCATTCCCGAAGCCGACATTGAAACCCTCTTACGGGGGGTCGTGCAAATGCCGTCCTTAACCGCCCGCACGATCACCCACACCATCGATGGCGTGATGTTGCACCCCCTCTTTGGTCTGCCGATTTTCTTCGCCTCCATGTTTGGGGTCTTTTGGCTAATTTGGACGGTGGGTTTGCCCAGTGCTGACCCTGTCGATGCTGTCACGGGATGGTTCCAAACCGTCATCCTTGAGCCGGTTCTCTCCGTCGCGCCCCCATTGGTTCAAGACCTTGTCCTCAATGGCATCTGGGCTGGATTCGCGGCTCTGCTGTCCTTCGTGCCGTTGGTGGCGATCTTCTTTGTGGTGATGGGTCTTCTAGAAGGCAGTGGTTATCTGTCCCGTGCCGCCTATTTGATGGATGCTCTGATGGGACGGTTGGGGTTAGATGGTCGGGCCTTTGTCTTGCAGATGATGGGGTTTGGTTGTAATGTGCCCGCGATTATGGGGACACGGGTGATGCGCAGTCGAGGGATGCGGCTGCTGTCGATGTTGGTGATTCCCTTTTCCCTCTGTTCAGCCCGGTTACAAGTGTTTGTGTTTATTTTGGCGGCAGTGTTCCCCAATCGTCAGGGTGCGATCGCCCTCTTTTGCCTCTATGTCATGAGCTTTGTCAGCGCCTTCACCCTCGCCGCCCTGCTCAGCCGCTTCGACTACTTCCAATCCCGCGATCCCTTCGTCCTCGAACTTCCCCCCTACCGCCTGCCGACGATCCAGCAAGTCTTCCTGCGCGTCTGGGGTGAAATGAAAGAATTCGTCGCCCGCCTTTCCATCTTCATGGTGATCGGCAGCAGCTTAATCTGGTTTCTCACTAGCTTCCCCCAAGGCAGCACCGGCCTCGACACCTTCGCCGGTCAACTCGGCGGCCTCTTCCAACCCCTGATGGAACCCCTAGGGATTAACCCCTTCCTCACCGTCTCCCTAATCATCGGCTTCGTTGCCAAAGAAGTCCAAATCGCCGCCCTCACTGTCCTCTACGGCCTCAACAATCACGCTATGGCCGTCGAACTGGGCCAAACCCTCACCACCGCCCAAGGCTTGAGTTATTGTCTCTTTAGCCTCCTCTATCTCCCCTGTCTCACCACCCTCGGCGCGATCTGGAGTGAGTCGAAATCAGTGCGCTATACAGCGATCGCGGTGATTGTTCCCTTGGTGACCGCTTGGCTGTTGAGTTTCATGTTTTACCAGGGGATCACGCGATTGCCTTGGGCAGGCTAA
- the thrS gene encoding threonine--tRNA ligase yields the protein MSSAENVAPEPIKLLRTSESDTLKRIRHTASHVMAMAVQKLFPTAQVTIGPWTETGFYYDFDNPEPFTEQDLKAIKKEMDKIIKKKLPVVREAVSRDDAQARIEQIEEPYKLEILSDLIKGEEITLYHLGEEWWDLCAGPHVENTGDLNPKAIALESVAGAYWRGDENRQQLQRIYATAWETPEQLKEYKRRKAEALKRDHRKLGKELGLFLFSDVVGPGLPLWTPKGTVIRTLLEGFLREEQTKRGYLGVVSPHIGRVDLFKTSGHWQNYKEDMFPMMAESEAAAAAEQGFVLKPMNCPFHIQIYKNDLRSYRELPIRLAEFGTVYRYEQSGELGGLTRVRGFTVDDSHLFVTEQQLDEEFLDVVDLILSVFGKLKLKNFKARLSFRDPESDKYIGSDQIWNTAENAIRRAVQHLGMEYFEAPGEAAFYGPKLDFIFRDVLDREWQLGTVQVDYNLPNRFDLEYVSEDGSRQRPIMIHRAPFGSLERLIGILIEEYAGDFPFWLAPVQVRLLCVSDEFLPYAKTVQAQLLAAGLRVEIASGDRLGKQIRNAEKEKVPVMAIVGEKEVAAQTLSIRTRASGELGAIALSEITETLVNANRDRTDP from the coding sequence ATGTCCAGTGCTGAAAATGTTGCGCCCGAACCGATTAAGCTCCTCCGTACCAGCGAATCGGACACCCTGAAGCGCATCCGTCACACCGCCTCCCATGTGATGGCGATGGCTGTGCAGAAACTCTTCCCCACGGCACAGGTGACGATTGGCCCTTGGACAGAAACGGGATTTTATTACGATTTTGATAATCCGGAACCCTTCACGGAGCAGGATTTGAAAGCCATCAAGAAAGAGATGGACAAGATCATTAAAAAGAAACTGCCAGTGGTGCGCGAAGCGGTCAGCCGCGACGATGCCCAGGCACGGATCGAGCAGATCGAAGAGCCGTATAAATTGGAAATTCTCAGCGACCTGATTAAAGGCGAAGAAATTACCCTCTATCACTTGGGGGAAGAATGGTGGGATCTTTGCGCGGGGCCCCATGTGGAGAATACGGGGGATTTGAACCCGAAAGCGATCGCCCTCGAAAGTGTGGCCGGGGCCTATTGGCGCGGCGATGAAAATCGGCAACAACTCCAACGCATCTATGCAACGGCTTGGGAAACCCCCGAACAACTCAAAGAATACAAACGCCGCAAGGCCGAAGCCCTCAAACGCGATCACCGCAAGTTGGGGAAAGAATTAGGCCTGTTCCTCTTTTCCGATGTGGTGGGGCCGGGGTTGCCGTTGTGGACTCCGAAAGGGACGGTGATTCGGACATTATTGGAAGGGTTTTTGCGCGAAGAACAAACCAAGCGGGGTTATCTCGGTGTGGTGTCGCCCCACATTGGCCGCGTGGACTTGTTTAAAACCTCCGGCCATTGGCAGAACTACAAGGAAGATATGTTCCCGATGATGGCGGAAAGTGAGGCGGCCGCAGCGGCGGAGCAGGGCTTTGTGTTGAAGCCGATGAACTGCCCCTTTCATATTCAAATCTATAAAAATGACCTGCGTTCCTATCGGGAATTGCCGATTCGGTTGGCGGAATTTGGCACGGTATACCGCTATGAACAGTCGGGAGAATTGGGCGGGTTAACGCGGGTGCGGGGTTTTACGGTGGATGATTCGCACCTGTTTGTCACGGAACAACAATTAGACGAAGAGTTTCTCGATGTGGTGGATCTCATCCTGTCGGTGTTTGGTAAATTGAAGTTGAAAAACTTTAAGGCGCGGCTGAGTTTTCGTGACCCGGAATCGGATAAATATATTGGCTCGGATCAGATCTGGAATACGGCGGAAAATGCGATTCGGCGGGCGGTGCAACATCTGGGCATGGAGTATTTTGAGGCTCCGGGTGAGGCGGCGTTTTATGGGCCGAAGTTGGATTTTATTTTCCGGGATGTGTTGGATCGCGAATGGCAATTGGGAACGGTGCAGGTGGATTATAATCTGCCGAATCGCTTCGATTTGGAATATGTGAGCGAGGATGGATCACGGCAACGACCGATTATGATTCACCGTGCGCCCTTTGGGTCATTGGAGCGGTTGATCGGGATTTTGATTGAAGAATATGCGGGGGATTTCCCGTTTTGGTTGGCTCCGGTGCAGGTGCGATTGCTCTGTGTGAGTGATGAGTTTTTGCCCTATGCGAAGACGGTACAGGCGCAGCTTTTGGCGGCGGGGCTACGGGTGGAGATTGCCAGTGGCGATCGCCTCGGTAAGCAAATCCGCAATGCGGAGAAGGAAAAAGTGCCGGTGATGGCGATCGTGGGCGAAAAGGAAGTGGCGGCCCAGACCTTGAGTATCCGTACCCGTGCATCGGGGGAACTGGGGGCGATCGCCCTCTCGGAAATCACTGAAACGTTGGTGAATGCAAACCGCGATCGTACTGATCCGTAA
- a CDS encoding DUF1778 domain-containing protein, producing the protein MRAKQNQRDVIDRAAEVQGKSRSEFMLESSYQKAQDVLLDRSFFGLDTPKFQQFVALLDASPTQDEKLHTVLTTKAPWD; encoded by the coding sequence ATTCGAGCTAAACAAAATCAACGAGATGTCATTGATCGTGCGGCTGAAGTGCAGGGCAAAAGTCGTTCAGAATTTATGCTTGAGTCATCTTATCAGAAAGCCCAGGACGTGCTTCTAGACAGAAGTTTCTTCGGGTTAGATACACCTAAGTTTCAGCAATTTGTCGCGCTGCTCGATGCGTCACCCACGCAAGATGAGAAGTTACATACAGTGCTAACAACCAAAGCTCCGTGGGACTAA